A part of Arachis hypogaea cultivar Tifrunner chromosome 12, arahy.Tifrunner.gnm2.J5K5, whole genome shotgun sequence genomic DNA contains:
- the LOC112728780 gene encoding uncharacterized protein isoform X8, whose translation MGSLLKEYCKPLLAKIQQTMIRLKIQPIMIASAPLASKVFSAFKQKFHGGVVEEFQRHHSQAQFAEALYGDLTWYKILIITWINADFRELFDTVQTNSLSTRILKVSIKIPFSGRA comes from the exons ATGGGAAGCTTATTGAAAGAGTACTGTAAACCTCTTCTTGCCAAGATACAACAAACTATGATAAG GCTTAAAATCCAGCCTATTATGATTGCATCTGCTCCGTTGGCGTCAAAAGTCTTTAGTGCCTTCAAACAAAAGTTTCATGGTGGTGTTGTCGAAGAG TTTCAAAGACATCATAGCCAGGCACAATTTGCAGAAGCATTGTATGGTGATCTGACATGGTATAAGATTTTAATCATTACATGGATTAATGCTGATTTTAGAGAGTTATTTGATACAGTACAGACAAACTCTCTTTCAACAAGAATTCTGAAG GTTTCCATCAAGATCCCCTTTTCTGGAAGAGCGTAG
- the LOC112728780 gene encoding uncharacterized protein isoform X7: MGSLLKEYCKPLLAKIQQTMISRLKIQPIMIASAPLASKVFSAFKQKFHGGVVEEFQRHHSQAQFAEALYGDLTWYKILIITWINADFRELFDTVQTNSLSTRILKVSIKIPFSGRA; encoded by the exons ATGGGAAGCTTATTGAAAGAGTACTGTAAACCTCTTCTTGCCAAGATACAACAAACTATGATAAG CAGGCTTAAAATCCAGCCTATTATGATTGCATCTGCTCCGTTGGCGTCAAAAGTCTTTAGTGCCTTCAAACAAAAGTTTCATGGTGGTGTTGTCGAAGAG TTTCAAAGACATCATAGCCAGGCACAATTTGCAGAAGCATTGTATGGTGATCTGACATGGTATAAGATTTTAATCATTACATGGATTAATGCTGATTTTAGAGAGTTATTTGATACAGTACAGACAAACTCTCTTTCAACAAGAATTCTGAAG GTTTCCATCAAGATCCCCTTTTCTGGAAGAGCGTAG
- the LOC112728780 gene encoding uncharacterized protein isoform X4 produces the protein MGSLLKEYCKPLLAKIQQTMIRLKIQPIMIASAPLASKVFSAFKQKFHGGVVEEFQRHHSQAQFAEALYGDLTWYKILIITWINADFRELFDTVQTNSLSTRILKVCLWKVSIKIPFSGRA, from the exons ATGGGAAGCTTATTGAAAGAGTACTGTAAACCTCTTCTTGCCAAGATACAACAAACTATGATAAG GCTTAAAATCCAGCCTATTATGATTGCATCTGCTCCGTTGGCGTCAAAAGTCTTTAGTGCCTTCAAACAAAAGTTTCATGGTGGTGTTGTCGAAGAG TTTCAAAGACATCATAGCCAGGCACAATTTGCAGAAGCATTGTATGGTGATCTGACATGGTATAAGATTTTAATCATTACATGGATTAATGCTGATTTTAGAGAGTTATTTGATACAGTACAGACAAACTCTCTTTCAACAAGAATTCTGAAGGTTTGTCTTTGGAAG GTTTCCATCAAGATCCCCTTTTCTGGAAGAGCGTAG
- the LOC112728780 gene encoding uncharacterized protein isoform X6, which produces MGSLLKEYCKPLLAKIQQTMIRLKIQPIMIASAPLASKVFSAFKQKFHGGVVEEFQRHHSQAQFAEALYGDLTWYKILIITWINADFRELFDTVQTNSLSTRILKLQVSIKIPFSGRA; this is translated from the exons ATGGGAAGCTTATTGAAAGAGTACTGTAAACCTCTTCTTGCCAAGATACAACAAACTATGATAAG GCTTAAAATCCAGCCTATTATGATTGCATCTGCTCCGTTGGCGTCAAAAGTCTTTAGTGCCTTCAAACAAAAGTTTCATGGTGGTGTTGTCGAAGAG TTTCAAAGACATCATAGCCAGGCACAATTTGCAGAAGCATTGTATGGTGATCTGACATGGTATAAGATTTTAATCATTACATGGATTAATGCTGATTTTAGAGAGTTATTTGATACAGTACAGACAAACTCTCTTTCAACAAGAATTCTGAAG CTTCAGGTTTCCATCAAGATCCCCTTTTCTGGAAGAGCGTAG
- the LOC112728780 gene encoding uncharacterized protein isoform X2, with translation MGSLLKEYCKPLLAKIQQTMIRLKIQPIMIASAPLASKVFSAFKQKFHGGVVEEFQRHHSQAQFAEALYGDLTWYKILIITWINADFRELFDTVQTNSLSTRILKVCLWKLQVSIKIPFSGRA, from the exons ATGGGAAGCTTATTGAAAGAGTACTGTAAACCTCTTCTTGCCAAGATACAACAAACTATGATAAG GCTTAAAATCCAGCCTATTATGATTGCATCTGCTCCGTTGGCGTCAAAAGTCTTTAGTGCCTTCAAACAAAAGTTTCATGGTGGTGTTGTCGAAGAG TTTCAAAGACATCATAGCCAGGCACAATTTGCAGAAGCATTGTATGGTGATCTGACATGGTATAAGATTTTAATCATTACATGGATTAATGCTGATTTTAGAGAGTTATTTGATACAGTACAGACAAACTCTCTTTCAACAAGAATTCTGAAGGTTTGTCTTTGGAAG CTTCAGGTTTCCATCAAGATCCCCTTTTCTGGAAGAGCGTAG
- the LOC112728780 gene encoding uncharacterized protein isoform X3, with the protein MGSLLKEYCKPLLAKIQQTMISRLKIQPIMIASAPLASKVFSAFKQKFHGGVVEEFQRHHSQAQFAEALYGDLTWYKILIITWINADFRELFDTVQTNSLSTRILKVCLWKVSIKIPFSGRA; encoded by the exons ATGGGAAGCTTATTGAAAGAGTACTGTAAACCTCTTCTTGCCAAGATACAACAAACTATGATAAG CAGGCTTAAAATCCAGCCTATTATGATTGCATCTGCTCCGTTGGCGTCAAAAGTCTTTAGTGCCTTCAAACAAAAGTTTCATGGTGGTGTTGTCGAAGAG TTTCAAAGACATCATAGCCAGGCACAATTTGCAGAAGCATTGTATGGTGATCTGACATGGTATAAGATTTTAATCATTACATGGATTAATGCTGATTTTAGAGAGTTATTTGATACAGTACAGACAAACTCTCTTTCAACAAGAATTCTGAAGGTTTGTCTTTGGAAG GTTTCCATCAAGATCCCCTTTTCTGGAAGAGCGTAG
- the LOC112728780 gene encoding uncharacterized protein isoform X5 produces the protein MGSLLKEYCKPLLAKIQQTMISRLKIQPIMIASAPLASKVFSAFKQKFHGGVVEEFQRHHSQAQFAEALYGDLTWYKILIITWINADFRELFDTVQTNSLSTRILKLQVSIKIPFSGRA, from the exons ATGGGAAGCTTATTGAAAGAGTACTGTAAACCTCTTCTTGCCAAGATACAACAAACTATGATAAG CAGGCTTAAAATCCAGCCTATTATGATTGCATCTGCTCCGTTGGCGTCAAAAGTCTTTAGTGCCTTCAAACAAAAGTTTCATGGTGGTGTTGTCGAAGAG TTTCAAAGACATCATAGCCAGGCACAATTTGCAGAAGCATTGTATGGTGATCTGACATGGTATAAGATTTTAATCATTACATGGATTAATGCTGATTTTAGAGAGTTATTTGATACAGTACAGACAAACTCTCTTTCAACAAGAATTCTGAAG CTTCAGGTTTCCATCAAGATCCCCTTTTCTGGAAGAGCGTAG
- the LOC112728780 gene encoding uncharacterized protein isoform X1 codes for MGSLLKEYCKPLLAKIQQTMISRLKIQPIMIASAPLASKVFSAFKQKFHGGVVEEFQRHHSQAQFAEALYGDLTWYKILIITWINADFRELFDTVQTNSLSTRILKVCLWKLQVSIKIPFSGRA; via the exons ATGGGAAGCTTATTGAAAGAGTACTGTAAACCTCTTCTTGCCAAGATACAACAAACTATGATAAG CAGGCTTAAAATCCAGCCTATTATGATTGCATCTGCTCCGTTGGCGTCAAAAGTCTTTAGTGCCTTCAAACAAAAGTTTCATGGTGGTGTTGTCGAAGAG TTTCAAAGACATCATAGCCAGGCACAATTTGCAGAAGCATTGTATGGTGATCTGACATGGTATAAGATTTTAATCATTACATGGATTAATGCTGATTTTAGAGAGTTATTTGATACAGTACAGACAAACTCTCTTTCAACAAGAATTCTGAAGGTTTGTCTTTGGAAG CTTCAGGTTTCCATCAAGATCCCCTTTTCTGGAAGAGCGTAG
- the LOC112728782 gene encoding phosphoribosylamine--glycine ligase-like isoform X2 — MSCATFNVGASFNLHGRSHVGNSNPFHFRVQHCVLHKPSSTSLFIQNLNLRSSNVSVSASSPFHSVFKCSARNSESSGSVGVDTNNSSQKVIVLVIGGGGREHALCYALQRSPSCDAVFCAPGNAGISSSGNATCITDLNVYDAAAVISFCHKQGVGLVVVGPEAPLVAGLVNELVKAGIPTFGPSAEAAALEGSKNFMKHLCDKYDIPTAKYKTFTDPSVAKQYIQEQGAPIVIKADGLAAGKGVTVAMSLEEAYEAVDSMLVKGDFGSAGCRVIVEEYLEGEEVSFFALVDGENAIPLESAQDHKRVGDGDTGPNTGGMGAYSPAPILTKELQSIVMDHIITPTVKGMSAEGCKFVGVLYAGLMIEKKSGMPKLIEYNVRFGDPECQVLMVRLESDLVQVLLAACKGELSGVSLNWSPGSAMVVVMASKGYPGKYEKGTLIKNLEQAEHAAPGIKIFHAGTAFDSEGRFIATGGRVLGVTAKGDSLEEACDRAYRAIDEINWPEGFYRRDIGWRALPKKQYATKG, encoded by the exons ATGTCTTGTGCCACCTTCAATGTTGGAGCTTCTTTCAACCTTCATGGACGCTCTCATGTTGGAAATTCCAATCCATTTCATTTTAGAGTCCAACACTGTGTTTTGCACaagccttcttctacttctctcttCATTCAGAACTTGAATTTGAGGAGCTCCAATGTTAGTGTTAGTGCCTCAAGTCCATTCCACAGTGTTTTCAAATGCTCTGCTCGGAACTCAGAGTCATCGGGTTCTGTTGGGGTTGATACAAACAATAGTTCTC AAAAGGTGATTGTTCTTGTAATTGGTGGAGGAGGACGCGAACACGCACTTTGCTATGCCTTGCAACGATCACCATCCTGTGATGCTGTATTTTGTGCCCCCGGCAATGCAGGAATTTCCAGCTCTGGAAATGCTACTTGCATTACAGACCTCAATGTCTATGATGCAGCAGCAGTAATCTCATTTTGTCACAAACAGGGGGTGGGACTTGTTGTTGTGGGACCCGAGGCTCCACTTGTTGCAGGTCTTGTAAATGAATTAGTTAAGGCAGGAATCCCAACATTTGGCCCATCTGCGGAGGCTGCAGCGTTGGAAGGTTCTAAGAATTTCATGAAGCATTTGTGTGACAAGTATGATATTCCAACTGCTAAG TACAAAACATTTACAGACCCATCCGTTGCAAAACAATATATTCAAGAACAAGGAGCTCCAATTGTTATCAAAGCAGATGGACTGGCTGCTGGAAAAGGAGTTACTGTTGCCATGTCACTggaagaggcgtatgaagctgtAGATTCAATGCTGGTAAAGGGTGATTTTGGTTCTGCAGGTTGTAGGGTCATTGTTGAGGAGTATCTAGAGGGAGAAGAAGTATCATTTTTCGCATTGGTTGATGGAGAAAATGCAATTCCACTTGAATCCGCTCAGGACCATAAACGCGTTGGTGATGGCGATACGGGGCCTAATACTGGCGGCATGGGTGCGTACTCTCCAGCTCCAATATTAACCAAGGAACTTCAGTCAATAGTAATGGATCATATTATCACCCCGACAGTGAAAGGAATGTCAGCAGAAGGTTGCAAGTTTGTTGGCGTTTTGTATGCTGGTCTTATGATTGAGAAGAAATCTGGCATGCCTAAGTTAATCGAGTATAATGTGCGATTCGGCGATCCAGAGTGCCAG GTTCTCATGGTTCGGTTGGAGTCTGATCTGGTACAAGTCCTGCTTGCGGCTTGCAAAGGAGAGCTCAGTGGGGTATCTCTGAACTGGTCACCCGGGTCGGCCATGGTAGTGGTAATGGCAAGTAAGGGATATCCCGGGAAATACGAGAAGGGAACTTTGATTAAAAACCTCGAACAAGCCGAGCATGCTGCCCCTGGCATAAAGATATTCCATGCAGGAACTGCTTTTGACTCTGAGGGAAGATTCATTGCAACTGGTGGGCGTGTTCTTGGTGTAACAGCCAAGGGAGACAGTCTTGAAGAAGCATGTGATCGAGCCTATCGAGCCATCGACGAGATTAACTGGCCAGAAGGCTTCTATCGCCGGGATATTGGTTGGAGAGCCCTTCCTAAAAAACAATATGCTACTAAAGGTTGA
- the LOC112728782 gene encoding phosphoribosylamine--glycine ligase-like isoform X1 — protein MSCATFNVGASFNLHGRSHVGNSNPFHFRVQHCVLHKPSSTSLFIQNLNLRSSNVSVSASSPFHSVFKCSARNSESSGSVGVDTNNSSQEKVIVLVIGGGGREHALCYALQRSPSCDAVFCAPGNAGISSSGNATCITDLNVYDAAAVISFCHKQGVGLVVVGPEAPLVAGLVNELVKAGIPTFGPSAEAAALEGSKNFMKHLCDKYDIPTAKYKTFTDPSVAKQYIQEQGAPIVIKADGLAAGKGVTVAMSLEEAYEAVDSMLVKGDFGSAGCRVIVEEYLEGEEVSFFALVDGENAIPLESAQDHKRVGDGDTGPNTGGMGAYSPAPILTKELQSIVMDHIITPTVKGMSAEGCKFVGVLYAGLMIEKKSGMPKLIEYNVRFGDPECQVLMVRLESDLVQVLLAACKGELSGVSLNWSPGSAMVVVMASKGYPGKYEKGTLIKNLEQAEHAAPGIKIFHAGTAFDSEGRFIATGGRVLGVTAKGDSLEEACDRAYRAIDEINWPEGFYRRDIGWRALPKKQYATKG, from the exons ATGTCTTGTGCCACCTTCAATGTTGGAGCTTCTTTCAACCTTCATGGACGCTCTCATGTTGGAAATTCCAATCCATTTCATTTTAGAGTCCAACACTGTGTTTTGCACaagccttcttctacttctctcttCATTCAGAACTTGAATTTGAGGAGCTCCAATGTTAGTGTTAGTGCCTCAAGTCCATTCCACAGTGTTTTCAAATGCTCTGCTCGGAACTCAGAGTCATCGGGTTCTGTTGGGGTTGATACAAACAATAGTTCTC AAGAAAAGGTGATTGTTCTTGTAATTGGTGGAGGAGGACGCGAACACGCACTTTGCTATGCCTTGCAACGATCACCATCCTGTGATGCTGTATTTTGTGCCCCCGGCAATGCAGGAATTTCCAGCTCTGGAAATGCTACTTGCATTACAGACCTCAATGTCTATGATGCAGCAGCAGTAATCTCATTTTGTCACAAACAGGGGGTGGGACTTGTTGTTGTGGGACCCGAGGCTCCACTTGTTGCAGGTCTTGTAAATGAATTAGTTAAGGCAGGAATCCCAACATTTGGCCCATCTGCGGAGGCTGCAGCGTTGGAAGGTTCTAAGAATTTCATGAAGCATTTGTGTGACAAGTATGATATTCCAACTGCTAAG TACAAAACATTTACAGACCCATCCGTTGCAAAACAATATATTCAAGAACAAGGAGCTCCAATTGTTATCAAAGCAGATGGACTGGCTGCTGGAAAAGGAGTTACTGTTGCCATGTCACTggaagaggcgtatgaagctgtAGATTCAATGCTGGTAAAGGGTGATTTTGGTTCTGCAGGTTGTAGGGTCATTGTTGAGGAGTATCTAGAGGGAGAAGAAGTATCATTTTTCGCATTGGTTGATGGAGAAAATGCAATTCCACTTGAATCCGCTCAGGACCATAAACGCGTTGGTGATGGCGATACGGGGCCTAATACTGGCGGCATGGGTGCGTACTCTCCAGCTCCAATATTAACCAAGGAACTTCAGTCAATAGTAATGGATCATATTATCACCCCGACAGTGAAAGGAATGTCAGCAGAAGGTTGCAAGTTTGTTGGCGTTTTGTATGCTGGTCTTATGATTGAGAAGAAATCTGGCATGCCTAAGTTAATCGAGTATAATGTGCGATTCGGCGATCCAGAGTGCCAG GTTCTCATGGTTCGGTTGGAGTCTGATCTGGTACAAGTCCTGCTTGCGGCTTGCAAAGGAGAGCTCAGTGGGGTATCTCTGAACTGGTCACCCGGGTCGGCCATGGTAGTGGTAATGGCAAGTAAGGGATATCCCGGGAAATACGAGAAGGGAACTTTGATTAAAAACCTCGAACAAGCCGAGCATGCTGCCCCTGGCATAAAGATATTCCATGCAGGAACTGCTTTTGACTCTGAGGGAAGATTCATTGCAACTGGTGGGCGTGTTCTTGGTGTAACAGCCAAGGGAGACAGTCTTGAAGAAGCATGTGATCGAGCCTATCGAGCCATCGACGAGATTAACTGGCCAGAAGGCTTCTATCGCCGGGATATTGGTTGGAGAGCCCTTCCTAAAAAACAATATGCTACTAAAGGTTGA